From a single Kryptolebias marmoratus isolate JLee-2015 linkage group LG6, ASM164957v2, whole genome shotgun sequence genomic region:
- the LOC108249700 gene encoding olfactory receptor 6N1-like, with amino-acid sequence MDDKLNVTYLIVGGYLEVHKYRYLYFVIVLTAYILIITCNSIIVYLIWIHQNLHEPMYIFIAALLINAILWSTAICPKLLNDFLSEKQIISYSACLLQFYLIYSLGSSEFFLLAAMAYDRYVSICKPLQYHTIMRKTKVSILLIFAWILPASLIAVATGLSSHKKLCGFVLKSVFCNNTVYKLQCGIAIAETIRDMVGLLINALSPLLFILFTYIRILRICYQSNKEVRRKAAQTCLPHLIVLTNFSCLCFFDVITIQLDLDFPEILRLIMTFLLIMFHPLLNPIIYGLKIKEIFKHLKTLFLSVKQI; translated from the coding sequence ATGGATGATAAATTAAATGTAACTTACTTGATTGTTGGTGGGTATTTGGAAGTGCACAAATATAGATATCTTTATTTTGTGATTGTTCTTACAGCATACATTCTTATAATAACCTGCAATTCTATCATTGTGTATCTTATTTGGATTCACCAAAACCTTCATGAGCCGatgtacatttttattgcagCTTTGTTGATCAATGCTATTCTTTGGAGCACTGCTATCTGCCCAAAGCTTTTGAATGactttctgtcagaaaaacagATCATATCATACTCAGCCTGTCTcttacagttttatttgatttactCTTTAGGTAGTTCAGAGTTCTTTCTGTTGGCAGCCATGGCCTATGACAGGTATGTGTCTATATGTAAACCTCTGCAATATCACACTattatgagaaaaacaaaagtcagtaTTCTCTTGATCTTTGCTTGGATCCTGCCTGCCTCTTTGATTGCAGTGGCAACTGGTCTGAGCTCTCATAAGAAACTCTGTGGCTTTGttctaaaaagtgttttttgcaATAATACAGTCTACAAACTACAGTGTGGTATCGCCATAGCAGAAACCATACGTGATATGGTGGGTTTACTAATTAATGCTCTTTCACCGTTACTCTTCATACTTTTCACTTACATCAGGATACTTAGAATATGTTATCAAAGCAACAAAGAAGTGAGAAGAAAAGCAGCCCAAACATGTTTGCCCCACTTAATTGTCCTCACcaacttttcttgtttgtgtttttttgatgTTATAACAATCCAGCTGGATTTGGATTTTCCAGAGATTTTACGATTAATAATGACTTTCCTATTAATAATGTTTCATCCTCTCCTTAATCCAATTATTTATgggctgaaaataaaagaaatttttaaacatcttaaaacattgttcttgtcagtcaaacaaatttga
- the LOC108249696 gene encoding uncharacterized protein LOC108249696 isoform X1 gives MERMIKNSSFETIISKSDQVCSGTPVVYQLKTETEKFGTLTKVTFGKNDAYKTKQKILLVGETGAGKSILINALVNYMMGVKWEDEVWFQIVKEEEHQTSDIVMYEIFGFEDKILPYSLSIIDTPGFGDTRGIKNDFIVSQRLFDLFRSEDGVHEIHAVGLVMKATDNRLSDRLMYVLDSVMSLFGKDIENNIVALITHSNGRTPKSALQALEVANIKCAKNETSQPVYFLFNNQQNEDRTTEAEYLEGANKISERGVREFTIFVKEAVPQKLNRTTEVLKKRIRLTACIQNLQDRIRQIEHKQTEIKQIQENLKKHDKELKENEKFTIYVDEPYKIKTYIPGGKKWFIFLRGAVTCNVCEENCHYPGCKMAWSPALCEVMKKGHCTVCTGNCPASVHVKNNFIYENQIRRVKKTLPDVKQKYETKSTSDNNVSLLKNLEEDKKNLSTEKSKLVDEAYHHVMSLEQIALKVDSVSTNVHLDFLIEKMRETKDTGKVQKLEEIKRKVDEGTKAALRYKHVSEKGSRCSKDGEHHSAGIQ, from the coding sequence GATCAAGAATTCCTCATTTGAAACAATCATCTCCAAGAGTGATCAGGTCTGCTCAGGAACTCCTGTTGTCTACCAGctgaaaacagagacagagaagtTTGGAACTCTGACCAAAGTGACTTTTGGTAAAAATGAtgcatacaaaacaaaacaaaaaatcttacTTGTTGGTGAAACAGGAGCAGGAAAATCGATTCTGATCAATGCTTTGGTCAACTACATGATGGGAGTGAAGTGGGAGGATGAAGTCTGGTTTCAGATTGTAAAGGAGGAGGAACATCAGACATCAGATATAGTCATGTACGAGATCTTTGGTTTTGAAGATAAAATTCTGCCCTACTCTCTGAGTATCATTGATACTCCTGGATTTGGAGACACCAGAggaattaaaaatgattttattgtcAGTCAAAgattgtttgacttgtttcgATCAGAAGATGGAGTTCATGAGATTCATGCAGTAGGTCTGGTGATGAAGGCGACTGATAATCGTCTGAGTGACCGACTTATGTATGTTTTGGATTCTGTAATGTCTCTGTTTGGGAAGGACATAGAAAACAATATTGTAGCTCTCATCACACACTCAAATGGAAGAACACCTAAAAGTGCTCTTCAAGCTCTTGAAGTTGCAAACATTAAATGTGCCAAAAATGAGACAAGTCAGcctgtttacttcctgttcaaTAACCAACAAAATGAAGACAGGACAACGGAAGCAGAGTACCTTGAAGGTGCTAATAAAATATCAGAACGAGGAGTTAGAGAGTTTacaatttttgtaaaagaagCAGTGCcccaaaaactgaacagaactACTGAAGTGTTGAAAAAACGCATCCGACTGACAGCCTGCATTCAAAACCTGCAAGACAGAATCAGACAGattgaacacaaacagacagaaatcaaACAGATTCAAGAAAATCTGAAGAAACATGACAAAGAGCTGAAGGAAAATGAGAAGTTCACTATTTATGTTGATGAGCCctacaaaattaaaacatatatCCCTGGTGGTAAAAAGTGGTTCATCTTTTTAAGAGGAGCTGTCACTTGTAATGTCTGTGAGGAGAATTGTCACTATCCTGGATGTAAAATGGCCTGGAGTCCTGCATTGTGTGAGGTGATGAAAAAAGGCCACTGCACTGTTTGTACAGGGAATTGTCCTGCATCAGTTCAtgtgaaaaataatttcatatATGAGAACCAAATAAGGAGAGTTAAAAAGACTCTACCagatgtgaaacaaaaatatgaaactaaaTCAACAAGTGATAATAACGTGAGTCTTTTGAAAAATCTTGAAGAGGACAAGAAAAACCTTTCAACAGAGAAGTCAAAACTAGTTGATGAGGCCTACCATCATGTTATGAGCCTGGAGCAGATCGCCCTGAAGGTTGATTCAGTGTCCACTAATGTCCACTTGGATTTTCTGATTGAGAAAATGAGGGAAACCAAAGACACAGGCAAAGTCCAGAAACTGGAGGAAATTAAGAGAAAAGTAGATGAAGGAACCAAAGCAGCGCTAAGATACAAACATGTTTCAGAAAAAGGCTCAAGATGTAGTAAAGATGGTGAGCATCATTCAGCTGGAATTCAGTGA
- the LOC108249701 gene encoding olfactory receptor 4N2-like, whose product MTERNVTYIILDGHVELEKYRFLYFVILLTGYILIMCSNSTIVCLIVIHKNLHEPMFIFIAALLINSVIFSTGVFPKLLIDFLSEKQIISYPACLFQIFVFYSLSGSEFLLLAAMAFDRYVSICKPLQYHTIMRKTTVSVFLVLAWVLPACHLAVPVIGNTNQKLCSFTLKGIFCNNSVNYIFCVSSRALLMFGLVVLFNMSLLPMLFILFTYAMIVIIAYRSCREVKKKALQTCLPHLLVLINYSFLLTFDMIIVRLESDISKTARFVMTLQMITYNPFCNPIIYGLKMKEIHKHLKRFFVKAK is encoded by the coding sequence aTGACTGAAAGGAACGTAACATACATTATTCTTGATGGCCATGTGGAGTTGGAAAAATatagatttctttattttgttatccTGCTTACAGGATATATTTTGATCATGTGCAGTAATTCTACTATTGTGTGTCTTATTGTGATTCACAAAAACCTTCACGAGCCCATGTTCATCTTTATTGCTGCACTGTTAATCAATTCTGTTATTTTCAGCACAGGGGTCTTTCCAAAACTTTTGATTGactttttatctgaaaaacagATCATATCTTATCCAGCCTGTCTCttccagatttttgttttttactctctGAGTGGTTCTGAATTCTTATTGCTGGCAGCCATGGCCTTTGACAGATATGTATCTATATGTAAACCTTTGCAATATCACACTATCATGAGAAAAACAACTGTAagtgttttccttgttttagcATGGGTTCTACCTGCTTGTCATCTTGCTGTGCCAGTCATAGGGAACACTAATCAAAAACTCTGCAGCTTCACTTTGAAAGGAATCTTTTGCAACAACTCAGTGAACtatattttttgtgtgagtTCAAGAGCACTCTTAATGTTTGGCTTAGTTGTTCTTTTCAATATGAGTCTTCTTCCTATGCTTTTTATACTGTTTACTTATGCAATGATTGTCATAATAGCTTATAGAAGTTGTAGAGAAGTCAAGAAGAAGGCTTTGCAGACCTGTTTACCTCACCTGCTGGTTTTAATTAACTACTCTTTTTTGCTTACCTTTGACATGATCATAGTTAGACTGGAATCAGATATTTCAAAGACTGCACGTTTTGTCATGACACTGCAAATGATAACATATAATCCTTTTTGCAATCCAATCATATATGgactaaaaatgaaagaaattcatAAACACCTCAAAAGGTTTTTTGTTAAGGCAAAGTAA